One genomic window of Methanosarcina acetivorans C2A includes the following:
- a CDS encoding DJ-1/PfpI family protein yields MTAEHKGEKILLVVAQEQFRDEECFVPKQLFEAAGANVTVAAEFRETAKGALGGTIKPDIRISDARIEDYDAIVISGGPGSRKYLWDNQYLSGLVKEADSLKKVVSAICISPVILARAGILKGKESTVFSSPDTVRELKEHGAVYLDREVVVSGRIVTGRDPRSAEAFGKAVLKALKKA; encoded by the coding sequence ATGACCGCAGAACACAAAGGCGAAAAGATTTTACTTGTTGTTGCTCAGGAGCAGTTCAGGGATGAAGAATGCTTTGTTCCGAAGCAGCTATTCGAAGCTGCAGGAGCAAATGTTACGGTTGCAGCCGAGTTTAGGGAGACTGCAAAAGGGGCACTGGGAGGTACGATTAAACCTGACATAAGGATCTCCGATGCCAGAATTGAGGATTATGATGCGATCGTAATTTCCGGGGGCCCGGGTTCGAGAAAGTACCTCTGGGATAATCAGTACCTGAGTGGACTCGTAAAAGAAGCCGATTCCCTTAAAAAGGTGGTTTCTGCAATCTGCATCTCGCCTGTGATTCTGGCAAGAGCAGGAATCCTGAAGGGAAAGGAAAGCACTGTTTTCAGTAGCCCGGATACCGTGCGCGAACTTAAGGAGCATGGAGCTGTCTATCTGGACAGGGAAGTTGTAGTTTCGGGAAGGATAGTGACAGGACGAGACCCGAGAAGTGCGGAAGCCTTTGGAAAAGCCGTCCTTAAAGCCCTGAAAAAAGCCTGA
- a CDS encoding nitroreductase family protein, whose translation MNSELEAILSYHQDSKHNFKAYAPGPRFLEMSIKPDPFLNYKGTPLLKLDTWSEEDIESELLPTYEQAFSPEKLGPSGLNRNSISQLFFDSFALSVWKKVGNTRWALRINPSSGNLHPTEVYLITGPVPELLEKPAVCHYAPLQHALELRVEFSPETWKKLSSGFPEGTFFIGLNSIYWRVAWKYGIRAFRYANHDLGHAIAALTFAAAGLGWRTCLLKDMGSEETGKLLGISGRQGPEKEEPACLLAVYPAGKEYPLGKISSSALADFEKLTWKGVPNRLSPAHVEWAGIEKAASATQKKETSYEDEKKPEPKPERRAAGLSSVISGAGVHSSLETVSLRSVIHRRRSALEMNNSAYMDENSFYGILRRTLPEKNPIFETLASGPFAHLLLFVNRVKGLREGLYIFLRKAGEAEEFKAAFRPDFLWEKPENCPYDLEFYLLMEEELHHFAAQLSCAQRKAEDSCFTACMLSEFEEPLKTSGSWMYPRLFWECGVLGQLLYLEAEARGFRGCGIGCFFDDPLHEALGLEGLEYQDLYHFAMGSPLQDIGVLTFPAYRK comes from the coding sequence ATGAATTCAGAACTCGAAGCCATACTGTCCTATCATCAGGATAGCAAGCATAACTTTAAAGCCTATGCTCCCGGTCCCCGGTTCCTTGAGATGTCAATTAAACCGGACCCTTTTCTAAATTACAAAGGAACTCCACTTTTAAAGCTCGATACCTGGAGTGAAGAAGATATTGAGTCCGAACTTTTACCGACATATGAACAGGCATTTTCTCCGGAGAAACTGGGGCCTTCGGGACTGAACCGGAACAGCATTTCTCAGCTTTTTTTTGACAGCTTTGCCCTTTCAGTCTGGAAAAAAGTAGGAAATACTCGCTGGGCACTCCGCATCAACCCTTCAAGCGGAAACCTTCACCCAACTGAGGTATACCTTATTACCGGACCGGTTCCGGAGCTTCTGGAAAAACCGGCTGTCTGTCATTACGCACCTTTGCAGCACGCCCTTGAGCTAAGAGTGGAATTTTCCCCGGAGACCTGGAAAAAACTGAGTTCCGGCTTTCCGGAAGGCACATTTTTCATAGGGCTGAATTCAATTTACTGGCGGGTTGCCTGGAAATACGGCATCAGGGCTTTTCGGTATGCAAACCATGACCTCGGGCATGCTATTGCTGCTCTTACCTTTGCTGCAGCAGGACTTGGCTGGAGGACGTGCCTCCTCAAGGATATGGGTTCGGAGGAAACAGGAAAACTTCTGGGCATTTCGGGAAGGCAGGGACCTGAAAAAGAGGAACCTGCCTGTCTGCTCGCAGTTTATCCGGCAGGAAAGGAGTACCCTTTGGGAAAGATCTCTTCCTCTGCACTTGCAGATTTTGAAAAGCTTACCTGGAAAGGGGTTCCTAATCGTTTAAGCCCTGCACATGTGGAATGGGCCGGGATTGAAAAGGCTGCTTCAGCAACCCAGAAGAAAGAAACTTCTTATGAAGACGAAAAAAAGCCTGAACCAAAGCCTGAAAGGAGAGCTGCAGGCTTGTCCTCGGTAATTTCCGGCGCTGGAGTCCATTCCAGCCTGGAGACGGTTTCTCTGCGTAGCGTTATTCACAGGAGAAGAAGTGCCCTTGAAATGAATAACAGTGCTTACATGGACGAAAACAGTTTCTATGGTATCCTACGCAGAACTCTTCCCGAGAAAAATCCCATTTTCGAGACGCTTGCTTCCGGACCTTTTGCACACCTGCTTCTCTTTGTAAACAGGGTGAAGGGGCTTCGTGAAGGACTTTATATCTTTCTGCGAAAAGCCGGAGAAGCGGAAGAGTTTAAAGCCGCCTTCAGACCGGATTTTCTCTGGGAAAAGCCTGAAAACTGCCCTTATGACCTTGAATTTTACCTGCTTATGGAAGAGGAATTGCATCATTTTGCAGCCCAGCTTTCATGTGCGCAGCGAAAAGCAGAAGACTCATGTTTTACTGCCTGCATGCTTTCGGAGTTCGAAGAGCCTCTGAAAACAAGCGGCTCATGGATGTACCCTCGCCTTTTCTGGGAATGCGGAGTCCTCGGGCAGCTTCTTTACTTGGAAGCCGAAGCTCGAGGTTTCAGGGGTTGCGGGATAGGGTGTTTTTTCGACGACCCTCTGCACGAAGCTCTGGGGCTTGAAGGGCTTGAGTATCAGGATCTCTACCACTTTGCAATGGGCTCGCCTCTTCAGGATATCGGGGTTTTGACCTTCCCTGCGTACAGGAAGTAA
- a CDS encoding DUF21 domain-containing protein, with the protein MNEIITWILIALCLTQSAIFSGLTIGIFGLGRLRLEIEAEANNKDAIKILQLRKDSNFLLTTMLWGNVGINVLIALLTDSVMAGTSAFLFSTFGITCFGEIAPQAYFSRNALSVGAKLTPLIRFYQMLLYPVAKPTALILDWWLGREKLELFREQAMRIMLEKHIESGKTDIGLFEGIGALNFLSIDDVNISDEGSIIDPRSVISLPVENNRPVFPAFNRDPADPFLQKIEASGRKWVIITNPTDEPVMVLDADGFLRDAVYKKGPFIPLSYCHFPVVVKSPKTRLEKVIRQFKVYPQYPEDDVIDQDLILYWGEEKRIVTGSDILGRLLRGIVVECDVGSGCEMPPAKQPGLVRRAAFRKDKRKEKTEQRKK; encoded by the coding sequence ATGAATGAAATCATTACCTGGATCCTAATTGCACTTTGCCTGACACAGTCTGCTATATTTTCAGGGCTGACTATAGGGATTTTCGGCCTTGGGAGGCTGAGGCTTGAGATTGAAGCCGAAGCAAATAATAAAGATGCAATTAAAATCCTGCAGCTTCGAAAGGATTCCAATTTCCTGCTCACTACCATGCTCTGGGGGAACGTGGGCATAAATGTCCTTATTGCTCTGCTTACGGATTCCGTAATGGCAGGAACCTCAGCTTTTCTCTTCTCGACCTTTGGGATTACCTGTTTCGGAGAGATTGCCCCTCAGGCTTATTTTTCCAGGAATGCGCTTTCAGTTGGGGCAAAGCTGACTCCTCTTATTCGTTTTTACCAGATGCTGCTCTATCCGGTGGCAAAGCCGACAGCCCTTATCCTTGACTGGTGGCTGGGCAGAGAAAAACTGGAGCTGTTCAGGGAGCAGGCAATGAGGATTATGCTTGAAAAACATATCGAGTCCGGGAAGACCGATATCGGCCTCTTTGAAGGGATAGGTGCCCTGAACTTTCTTTCAATAGACGACGTCAACATTTCTGATGAAGGATCCATTATTGACCCGAGGAGCGTCATCTCTCTTCCTGTTGAAAACAACCGCCCTGTTTTTCCTGCATTCAACCGGGATCCGGCTGACCCTTTCCTCCAGAAAATAGAAGCCTCCGGAAGAAAATGGGTAATCATCACCAACCCGACAGACGAGCCTGTAATGGTGCTGGATGCTGACGGCTTCCTGAGAGATGCTGTCTATAAGAAGGGGCCTTTCATTCCGCTTTCTTACTGCCATTTTCCCGTAGTGGTAAAGTCTCCGAAAACCAGGCTAGAGAAGGTAATCCGGCAGTTCAAGGTATATCCTCAGTACCCGGAAGATGATGTAATTGACCAGGACCTTATTCTTTACTGGGGCGAGGAAAAGCGCATAGTTACAGGGTCGGATATTCTGGGCCGCCTGCTCCGCGGAATTGTGGTTGAATGTGATGTGGGCTCAGGATGTGAGATGCCTCCTGCAAAGCAGCCGGGACTCGTAAGAAGGGCAGCTTTCAGGAAGGACAAAAGAAAAGAAAAAACAGAACAAAGAAAAAAGTAA